The Zobellia alginiliquefaciens genome contains a region encoding:
- a CDS encoding efflux RND transporter permease subunit — translation MFQKFIDRPVLSTVISIIIVILGILGLTTLPIEEYPEIAPPTVQVTSTYTGANAETVLNSVVIPLEEQINGVEDMLYMTSNASNDGASTINVFFKLGTDPDIAAVNVQNRVARANSVLPQTVVQTGVITQKSQTSALLFFSLFSDNDEYDATFVENYARINIVPKLQRIEGVGNVTVFGSKDYSMRIWLNPEKMAAYKLMPSDIQAALSEQNLEAATGKIGENADGVYEYVLKYKGRLSEEAEYEDIIIRAQENGQFLRLKDVAEIELGAFNYGTKNEGMGKPGTAVGIFQTSGSNANAIIDEIQIILDESEADFPKGLDYVIPYNTKDFLSASIEHVVQTLIEAFLLVFLVVFIFLQDFRSTLIPAIAVPVAIVGTFFFLSLFGYSINMLTLFAMILAIGIVVDDAIVVVEAVHAKMEEGATHAKTATKSAMSEISGAIISITLVMSAVFIPVSFISGSSGVFYQQFGITLAIAILISAVNALTLSPALAALLLKPHNPSEEHKKGITKRFFSAFNTGFDAVTDKYVGSVKFIAKRKWLTWGSIAVFGVVAYLLFQSTPTGFIPNEDKAIVFADVTMPPGTTLEQTQKTVKKLDSIYQSMDIIEARMNITGFSILNSVNGGSYGFSVLRLKDWSERTGEGESVQEVVGSLFAKTAGLKDAKIFFFTPPSVRGFGNSTGFEMNLQSKDADDWQTVNKVTNEFLAAINARPEVQYAITNFNANFPQYELEVDAEKTKMAGLAVTDVFNAMQGYYGGLYTTDFNKFGKQYRVMIQAKPEDRADENSLNHIFVTNANGESVAVSQFVSLKKIYGPEVVSRFNLLSSVKINGAMNPGYSTGDAIKAIEEVTAEVLPNNYTYEYSGLTKEENSAGSQTIIIFMLSLVFVYFLLSAQYESYILPLSILLSLPVGIAGAIGFVSMAGLENNIYFQIALIMLIGLLSKNAILIVEFALQRRKHGMSIMDSAIDGAKARLRPILMTSFAFILGLMPLALSSGIGAVGNQSIGMSAVGGMLIGTIFGVFVIPALYVIFQTIQERITGAPQQEVIEEPKN, via the coding sequence ATGTTTCAAAAATTTATAGATCGTCCCGTACTTTCTACGGTAATATCGATCATCATAGTTATTCTAGGTATCTTAGGTTTGACTACTCTACCTATTGAAGAATATCCAGAAATAGCACCACCTACGGTGCAAGTTACAAGTACCTATACCGGTGCAAACGCAGAAACGGTACTTAATAGTGTTGTTATTCCGTTAGAGGAACAGATTAATGGTGTGGAAGACATGTTGTACATGACCTCTAACGCGAGTAATGACGGTGCATCAACAATAAATGTATTTTTTAAACTAGGTACGGACCCAGATATTGCAGCGGTAAACGTACAGAATAGGGTTGCGAGAGCTAACAGTGTATTGCCGCAGACGGTTGTACAGACTGGTGTAATTACGCAAAAATCCCAGACCAGTGCTTTACTGTTTTTCTCATTATTCTCGGATAATGATGAGTATGATGCAACGTTCGTGGAAAACTATGCTAGAATTAACATAGTACCTAAGCTACAACGTATTGAAGGTGTGGGTAACGTTACCGTTTTCGGATCTAAAGATTATTCGATGCGTATATGGCTAAACCCAGAAAAGATGGCGGCCTATAAACTTATGCCATCAGACATACAGGCAGCCCTTAGCGAACAAAACCTTGAGGCGGCAACCGGTAAAATTGGTGAAAATGCAGATGGAGTTTACGAATACGTATTAAAGTACAAAGGTCGTCTTTCTGAAGAAGCCGAGTACGAAGATATTATTATTAGAGCTCAGGAAAACGGACAGTTTTTACGTCTTAAAGATGTTGCCGAAATTGAATTAGGCGCCTTTAATTATGGTACTAAAAACGAAGGTATGGGTAAACCCGGTACCGCTGTTGGTATTTTTCAAACTTCCGGCTCCAATGCGAATGCCATTATTGATGAAATTCAAATCATTTTAGATGAAAGCGAAGCCGATTTCCCTAAAGGATTGGATTACGTAATCCCTTATAACACAAAAGATTTCTTAAGTGCCTCCATAGAACACGTGGTACAGACATTAATTGAGGCCTTCTTGTTGGTTTTCTTAGTGGTATTTATATTCTTACAGGATTTTAGGTCAACATTAATCCCAGCCATTGCTGTTCCCGTAGCAATTGTCGGTACGTTCTTCTTCCTCTCGTTATTTGGATACTCCATAAACATGTTAACGCTATTTGCAATGATTCTCGCCATTGGTATTGTGGTGGATGATGCCATTGTGGTAGTAGAGGCGGTGCATGCTAAAATGGAAGAAGGTGCAACCCATGCAAAAACGGCCACTAAATCTGCCATGTCGGAAATATCAGGTGCCATTATCTCTATTACCTTGGTAATGTCTGCCGTATTTATTCCGGTGTCCTTTATTAGTGGTTCATCTGGTGTCTTCTACCAACAATTTGGTATAACGCTGGCCATTGCAATTCTTATTTCTGCGGTGAATGCATTAACCTTGAGTCCAGCTTTGGCAGCACTTTTATTGAAGCCCCATAACCCATCGGAAGAGCATAAAAAAGGAATTACAAAACGTTTCTTTTCTGCTTTCAACACTGGTTTTGACGCCGTAACCGATAAATATGTGGGTTCCGTAAAATTCATAGCCAAAAGAAAATGGTTAACATGGGGGTCTATTGCAGTTTTTGGAGTAGTAGCATACCTGTTGTTCCAATCAACGCCTACCGGATTTATTCCAAATGAAGATAAAGCAATTGTATTTGCTGATGTTACCATGCCTCCTGGAACTACTTTAGAGCAGACTCAGAAGACCGTGAAAAAATTAGATTCTATTTATCAATCTATGGATATTATAGAAGCTAGGATGAACATTACCGGTTTCAGTATTTTGAATAGTGTAAACGGTGGTTCTTATGGTTTCTCAGTACTTCGTCTAAAAGATTGGAGTGAACGTACAGGAGAAGGAGAATCTGTTCAAGAAGTTGTAGGCAGCTTGTTCGCAAAAACAGCAGGACTCAAAGATGCCAAAATATTCTTCTTTACTCCGCCAAGTGTGCGTGGTTTTGGTAACTCCACCGGTTTTGAAATGAATTTGCAAAGTAAAGATGCAGATGACTGGCAGACGGTAAATAAGGTAACTAACGAATTTTTAGCTGCCATAAATGCTAGACCAGAGGTACAATACGCCATTACGAACTTCAACGCTAATTTCCCTCAATATGAGTTAGAAGTAGATGCTGAGAAAACAAAAATGGCAGGTCTAGCAGTGACGGATGTCTTTAACGCTATGCAAGGATACTACGGAGGGTTGTACACAACAGACTTTAACAAGTTTGGTAAGCAATACCGTGTAATGATCCAAGCAAAACCTGAGGATAGAGCAGATGAAAATTCATTGAATCATATTTTTGTAACGAATGCCAATGGTGAGTCTGTTGCCGTATCTCAATTTGTATCATTAAAGAAGATATACGGCCCTGAAGTCGTAAGTAGATTTAACTTATTGAGTTCCGTTAAAATTAACGGAGCCATGAACCCCGGTTATTCTACTGGTGATGCTATTAAAGCTATTGAAGAAGTAACTGCAGAGGTGCTACCTAACAATTACACCTATGAGTATTCTGGTTTAACAAAAGAAGAAAATAGTGCGGGTAGCCAAACTATTATCATATTTATGTTGAGTTTGGTGTTTGTATACTTCTTATTAAGTGCACAGTATGAATCTTACATATTGCCATTATCAATATTACTATCTCTACCGGTTGGTATTGCAGGTGCTATTGGGTTCGTTAGTATGGCAGGTCTTGAAAACAACATCTATTTCCAGATTGCCCTGATCATGCTTATTGGTCTCCTCTCTAAAAATGCCATTCTGATTGTAGAGTTTGCATTGCAGCGTAGAAAGCACGGTATGTCTATTATGGATTCTGCTATTGATGGTGCAAAAGCAAGACTTAGACCTATATTAATGACATCATTTGCTTTTATTCTTGGTTTAATGCCACTTGCATTATCATCAGGTATTGGAGCCGTGGGTAACCAATCTATTGGTATGAGTGCTGTTGGGGGTATGTTGATAGGTACCATATTTGGTGTATTCGTCATACCGGCATTATATGTCATTTTCCAGACCATTCAAGAGCGTATAACCGGTGCTCCACAACAAGAAGTAATTGAAGAACCAAAGAACTAG
- a CDS encoding efflux RND transporter periplasmic adaptor subunit — translation MKKLSIIGVLSAGLLLSSCFGTSPSSPAEGAAAPPPPSLEVSDLKAQDITVYKEFSTTLEGKQNVEIWPKVSGFVQEVYVEEGQKIKKGQLLFKLETQTLNQDANAAKASVNVAQVEVNKLKPLVEKDIISEVQLETAKAQLAQAQANYESVASNIGYSRITSPVDGFIGEIPFKIGALVSSNMAQPLTTVSDVSQVRAYFSLNEKELLQLKESMPKNTKNLMDLEKAPEVKLIMINGEEYPESGKIAMINTIINSTTGSVTARADFNNQNNILSSGSTGKIKIPTVYKNAFEIPQSATVDLQGKKLVYVVKDDNTVTTMPLDIITTTQKGFIAKNGIEEGTTIVLEGVSKLKDGMAISPAK, via the coding sequence ATGAAAAAGCTATCAATTATAGGAGTATTAAGCGCAGGACTTTTACTGAGTTCCTGTTTTGGAACATCCCCATCATCACCGGCAGAAGGTGCTGCTGCCCCACCGCCACCCAGTTTAGAAGTGAGTGATTTAAAAGCACAGGATATTACTGTGTATAAAGAATTCTCTACCACTTTAGAAGGTAAACAGAACGTAGAAATTTGGCCCAAAGTTTCAGGGTTTGTACAAGAAGTATATGTAGAAGAAGGTCAAAAAATTAAAAAGGGACAACTTCTTTTTAAGCTGGAAACCCAAACCTTAAACCAAGATGCAAATGCTGCAAAAGCTTCAGTAAATGTTGCTCAGGTAGAAGTTAACAAACTTAAACCCTTAGTAGAAAAAGATATTATCAGTGAAGTACAATTAGAAACTGCAAAAGCACAACTTGCTCAAGCACAAGCTAATTACGAAAGTGTTGCCTCAAACATTGGTTACTCGCGTATTACCAGTCCTGTAGATGGTTTTATTGGTGAAATTCCATTCAAAATTGGTGCCTTGGTTAGCTCTAATATGGCCCAACCGTTAACCACGGTTTCCGATGTTAGCCAAGTACGTGCTTATTTTTCCTTAAATGAAAAAGAGCTACTGCAACTAAAAGAATCCATGCCTAAGAACACCAAAAATCTTATGGATCTTGAGAAAGCACCAGAAGTAAAGTTGATTATGATAAACGGCGAAGAATACCCTGAGTCAGGTAAGATTGCGATGATAAATACTATTATAAACAGCACTACAGGTAGTGTTACCGCAAGAGCAGATTTCAACAATCAAAACAATATTTTGAGTAGTGGCAGTACGGGTAAAATAAAAATACCTACAGTTTATAAAAACGCTTTTGAAATACCACAGTCCGCAACGGTAGACCTACAAGGTAAAAAACTGGTTTATGTAGTAAAAGATGATAATACGGTTACAACTATGCCCTTAGATATTATCACAACTACCCAAAAAGGTTTTATTGCTAAAAACGGAATTGAAGAAGGAACCACAATTGTTCTAGAGGGAGTGTCTAAACTAAAAGATGGAATGGCAATTAGTCCGGCTAAATAA
- a CDS encoding GbsR/MarR family transcriptional regulator, translating into MDKEERKQRLIEELGVHFETEYSLPPLAARIFANLVVTDELGLTFEDCLEKRGASKSSISTSLNLLLQLGMITYFTKSGDRRRYFKIADKSDFFIKKLEQALKKAGNESKMIQKVAAYDQENNPEKYEQYKQKIEVYIECLNQNKKTYQKTIETLGKLF; encoded by the coding sequence ATGGATAAAGAAGAACGTAAACAAAGGTTAATAGAGGAGCTAGGTGTCCATTTTGAGACAGAGTATAGCCTTCCTCCATTAGCTGCTAGAATCTTTGCAAATCTTGTAGTAACGGATGAACTTGGACTTACTTTTGAAGATTGTCTTGAAAAAAGAGGTGCTAGCAAAAGTTCAATTTCAACCTCATTAAACTTATTACTACAGTTAGGCATGATTACCTACTTCACTAAGTCAGGTGATAGAAGAAGATATTTTAAAATAGCAGATAAAAGTGATTTCTTCATAAAAAAATTAGAACAAGCTCTTAAAAAAGCCGGTAACGAGTCAAAAATGATTCAAAAGGTAGCCGCTTATGACCAAGAAAACAATCCAGAAAAATATGAACAATACAAGCAAAAAATAGAAGTATATATAGAGTGCCTGAATCAAAACAAAAAGACATATCAGAAAACAATTGAGACTTTAGGAAAACTATTTTAA
- the pheS gene encoding phenylalanine--tRNA ligase subunit alpha, with the protein MIDTIKKHITEVETFTATTKEELESFRIKYLGKKGLLNDFFAEFKNVPNEQKKEFGQTINQLKQAANEKLNTLRDALESKTEEKGIYGDLTRPGEPIELGARHPISIVKNQIIEIFSRIGFNVSEGPEIEDDWHNFTALNLPEYHPARDMQDTFFVQTDPDILLRTHTSSVQVRYMENNQPPIRTISPGRVYRNEAISARSHCFFHQVEGLYIDKDVSFADLKQTLQFFTTELFGKSKIRLRPSYFPFTEPSAEVDVYWGLETETDYKMTKGTGWLEIMGCGMVDPNVLDNCGIDSKEYSGFAFGMGIDRIALLLHQISDIRLLSENDVRFLEQFKSAL; encoded by the coding sequence ATGATCGATACCATAAAAAAGCACATTACAGAGGTAGAAACGTTTACTGCTACCACCAAAGAGGAACTGGAAAGCTTCCGCATTAAATACCTAGGTAAAAAAGGCCTCTTGAACGATTTCTTTGCGGAGTTCAAAAACGTGCCCAATGAGCAAAAAAAGGAGTTCGGTCAGACTATAAATCAGTTAAAACAAGCCGCGAACGAAAAGCTAAATACTTTACGGGATGCACTTGAAAGTAAAACTGAGGAAAAAGGCATCTACGGTGATTTAACCCGGCCAGGTGAACCTATAGAACTAGGGGCGCGTCATCCTATTTCCATCGTTAAGAACCAAATTATTGAGATTTTCTCCAGAATAGGTTTCAATGTATCCGAAGGACCAGAAATTGAAGATGATTGGCATAATTTTACCGCCTTGAACTTACCTGAATATCACCCCGCCCGAGATATGCAGGACACATTTTTTGTTCAGACCGATCCAGATATTTTATTGCGTACGCATACGTCATCCGTACAAGTGCGCTATATGGAAAACAATCAACCGCCTATACGTACCATATCACCAGGAAGAGTATATCGTAACGAAGCTATTTCGGCACGTTCCCATTGCTTTTTCCACCAAGTGGAAGGTTTATATATTGATAAAGACGTATCGTTCGCAGACCTAAAGCAAACACTTCAATTCTTTACCACCGAACTGTTTGGAAAATCTAAGATTCGCTTACGCCCATCATATTTTCCATTTACGGAGCCTAGTGCAGAAGTAGATGTATACTGGGGCCTTGAAACCGAAACCGACTACAAAATGACAAAAGGTACCGGGTGGCTAGAGATTATGGGCTGTGGCATGGTTGACCCCAATGTATTGGACAACTGTGGTATTGACTCAAAAGAATATTCCGGTTTCGCTTTTGGTATGGGTATAGACAGAATTGCATTGTTGCTTCACCAAATATCCGATATACGTCTATTGAGCGAAAACGATGTTCGCTTCTTAGAGCAGTTTAAAAGTGCATTATAA